AGCCAGCCGAACCTGGGTCGCCGGAGGTGCCATCTGACCGCCCATCATCATAGGCATGATGACGCGGTTGAAGACAATCCAGCCGACTCCTCCCAGAAGGGCCAGCACAATCAACGCGGGTACCAGGAACCGACCGAAACCTCGCTTTGGAGGCCGATGATCGCCAGAAGGTTCTGTCTCGTGAACTAGGTCTAACTTTTCTTCAGGTAAAGACTTGACAGTACGGTCTCGGTTAGTATCTTCAACGTTCATGGTCATACTCTGACTGCTGTTGGCGCGGGCTCTGAATCGTCACTAGTTTCTACTTCGTCAGGGGTTAGACCCGTGTCAAGCCTGGGGTGAGGGCTGCGAGGCACCAATGACTACCACGTCCGACTTGGGAAATACCAAATTGGACGCCCGGTGAACTAGGGTCGTGGCAACGGTGAACAGTAAGAACCCACTGAGAGGATGCAGCACGCTCAGCGCAGGGTGCAGGTGAATTGTGAGGAATTGCAAGCCGAGCAGCACTGTCAAACTACCTGTGAGGATCCGTATTCTTTGAGGAAATGGTCCTAGGAATGCCAATCCTAGTAGGACCGCTGCTAAACCACCGAAGCCACGAACAAGCCAAACATGAACGTTCCACCATTCAGGACCGTAGAACACTGCGAGTCCAACGGTCAAGAGCTGGGCAACCAAGCAAAAGGTGTAGAGCGCGGAAGTTGAGAGAAAAACAATCTTACTCCAACGCCCAGGTAACCGGACGCCATCGGAGCTGAGGTTCGTTGTCACGCTAGGGGTATCCCTCCGGTTGAATCCGTGGAGCGTTGCTAGCAGCTAGTCGCCTCAACAGTTCGTGGAGCGTTTGCTGCTCGTCAGGTGAGAGCGGGGCAAAGAAGTGGTTCGTGACAACCGTGCAAACTTGCTCTGCCTCATCGACGCGCTGTTGTCCTGCGGCCAGCAGCTGTACCTGGAAGGCCCGACGATCCGTTGGATGAGGGGTCCGTACGACCAAGCCTTGCGACTCCAGTCCGTTCAACAGGCTCACCATCGTCGCTTTGTCGATCCGGAGCCAATCGCTGAGCCGAGACTGCACCATCGGACCTTCTGATCTCAGCACCTCTAGAATGGCCAACTGGTCAGGAATGAGGTTCAGGGTGGCTAGTGCCCCTGCAAAGACCTGGTGACCTAGATCCGAGACCCAGTGCAGAACGTAGCCAGTGCAGTGGCTGAGGCACTCGGGGATGGGCTGCCAGTCGATCTCAACCTTCTCAACCTCCTTTTGAAGCTCCTCGGCGACAGCCGGCGAAGGGGCCGAGGAGGCCGAGGGCCGAGCTGACGGTGTTCGACGCTTCATTAATGGCAAAAACGTTTGATAAGAAAACGTTAGCTTGAGAAACGTTTTTCCGTCAATCTATTACGCTCATGCTAATGATTAGTGAAACCGTTGGGTTCAGTACACCTTAGGAACCAAGGTCAAAAAGATTGCTCATAAGCCTACTGTCCTAGCTTTTGTACGGAGTTATAGGCCGGATTTCTTGATTGAGGTCAGTAATACTGCCGTTGAGGTTATTTCTGAGCTTATACCGAGCCGCGTCGCCGGATCTCTTGACTAATCGCATCTAAGTTAGCCCGTAACTGCGATTGGAAAAGATTATAGAAGATGTTTCTTGGCGTTCCTGACTTAGGCTCAGCCTGAATCTGATGCGTAATCAGAACTTGAGTCGCTGGGCCACCGGGATAGGCAGAAACTGGTTGGATCGTCCAACTGCCCTGCAAATTCTGAAGGTCGCCCTCAACGAGTTGGAAGCGGTAGCTGCTCTGAGGGGTCTCAACGATCGATATGCGAATGCGAGAGGTGATTGTGAATAGAGCAACTCGACGCCGGTCAACTTGCTCAACCACTCGCTCGTTGCCCTTAGAAGATAAGACTTGGCTACTGGCAATGTTGGGCAGAAAGCTTGAATAACGGCTGTAGTCTGTGAGTACAGACCAGGCCTGGGCAGGAGTGGTGTTGACTAAAACGCGAGCAACATAACTACCATTTTCACCAGTGATGATTGGTCTTCCCTGGCGTAGGGTGACTCGCTCTTGCAGAGGGAGGGCATCTACTGGGCCATTGAATAAGCTGGACTGAGCAAAGGCAGGTTCAACCATGCCCACTAGCAAGCAGCTGCCACTGAGCAACAATCCTAAAAATACGCGAGCCTGAATCATTTCAGAACCTTTAGGTAACATCAATCCGAATCAAGGAGAGCAACAACCAACAGCAAGGGAAATCAAGGCTTTCTAGTCTCAACGCCTGACCATCACCAAACTAGACTAAAGCTCAACTAAAGAGTTCAACCAAGAACAGCCCAATCCAGGATAGAGTAAGCCTTGGCAGTTGTCGCCTACCTTATTGATCTACCTGAGTTAGTCCCTGTTTCTGGTAGGCAAAAATTAGAAGTTATTGCTTGAGACTACCGTACAGCAAAAGGTCAATAACGCCTGCAATCAACTGTTCTTGATTTAAGGGACCGAGCTGTTTAACGACGTGCAGGGATTCAACGGCTGTTAGGAACATGCCGGCAGTGAAACCAGCCTCTCCTCGTAACTGCTCTTGATATTGACCAAAGAATTGTTCCATAGGTGTGAGCACACAACGTCGGATGGCCTGGTCCACTTGGTCAGCTTTTTCCGGAGCCAGATCTGGCAGATCTGTACGAACTAAGCGGCTGATATTGAGAGGGGGCTGGGTTAAAAGCCAGGTTGCAATTTGCGTTAGGCAGTCTTCTAACCTTGGTGGCCCTGTCGCTATAATTTGCTCCAGAGTTTCCCTACGACGCTCTAAGTGACGGACCATCACTTCAACAAACAAATCCTCCTTTCCACCAGGGACGTGGTAATACAGGGAAGCCTGCTTAATACCAAGCTGCTTGGCAATATCTTTGAGCGTGACGGCAGCATAGCCGCGAGAGGCAAATAACTGCTCGGCTGCTTCAAGGACGAGTTCGCGGGATGATGCCTCACCGGATCGTTGACTCACCCACCTAACTTATATTAGGTAGACGGGTCTGTCAAGGAACTGAGAGACAAGCTCTTGTGTAACCCTCAGACTAAACTCAGAGCTTGCTGCACAAGATGAGCAGAGAGGTTGTAAAGGATAACGGAACGTCCAGCATCTGAGAGCACCCGCCCACTTTCAACCCAATTAGCGGCTTCTAAACTCACCAATAAGCGCTTTATCTCTTCATCTTTAAGACCGGAATCTCGAACGATCAAAGAAGCGGGAAGGTTGGCTTTGTGGCTGTGGCAGTCAGTGTAGTTGGCTAACACCAGCAAAATGAGTTTGAGTGAGGGCATTAGCTTAAGTTGACGGCTGATGTGGTTCCAGAGTTTTAGGTGTTGCTGACAAGGAGATAAGTGAGAGAAAGTCATTGGGGATTTGGGCAAGGGTTAGGGGTATAGAAACTGCGGAGATTGAGGTCTAAATCCAATTGGGCTTTGCGTTGTTGCCAGAGGCGACGAAGATAGGCAATGGCATCAGCCGCGTAGGTAAACCGCTCGATTTTGGTTTTGAGCAGTTGGCCGAATTCTTGTAAGGCTTGGTGCGTTTTGCAGGTACGAATGGCCTGAACGCAGGCTTCGAGCCAATGAATTAAGTTGCGATAGCTGATGAATTGACCACCGCGATCTTTGCGATGAACAAAGAGGACATTGGCCCACTGTTCGAAGCGCAAAATGCAGTCCGGGGGAATGCCTAAGCAGGTGGCAAGAACGAGAGCGAGATTTGAAATTGACGCGGATTGATGGCGTGCAAAAGTTTGCGTATGGGGATGCAAGTTGCGAGAGTATTTCACCGGGCAGGGGGACCCTGCCCCTACCGGGATTTGTGGTTGAAATCAAAAGGTTTGAAATTTCGCGGTCGTGGTTAGGGGCGAGGTTGCCTCGCCCTTACCGGGATACCGCCAAATGATTAGCCACCCTGCTTTTGGTTTCAACGTTGACCATGCAAAGTCGGGGCGGCTAGGAGGGTGTTAAAATCACCCGTTAGCCTCCTGACTGGCCTCGTACCAGTTGAGGGGTTAGCTGCCCAGGAGTTGTCGTAGAACTTCTCGGCAGCGCTAAATTTTTGCAGCTTATTAACCGTGATTGACGATAGGCAAAAGCTCCGCTCAGCGCGATGCAGCCCAGATTAGCAGAGCAACGGGTGTTGTGCAAGCGAGGCAGGGGGAAGGTCTAAATGTGCAGTTATTTAGCCTTGCTATAGATAAGCGGCGCTTAAGCATTGGTTGATTCAACATAAGCGTTCAGTGATTCAGAGTTGACTGAGAAGCTTTCAGAGTCGGCTGAGAGCTTTCCAGAGTTGGCTGAAAAGCTCTCAGGCTATTCTGTTGGGCTTTCAATGAACTTTGAAAAGCTCTCAGGCTATTCTGTTAGGTTTTCAATCAACTCTGAAAGGCTTCCAGGGTCTGCTGTTAGGCTTCCAGAGGATACTGTTAGCCTCTCAGAGCGAGCTGTTAAACTTCCAGAGGAAGCTGCCAGCTTTCCAGGGTAGGCAGAATCAACATAGCCAGGAGAGATGAATGCGCTATCGCTACTACACTGCTGATGTGTTCACGCAGACCATTTTTGGCGGGAACCAGTTAGCTGTCTTTCCTAAAGCCGAAGGACTGAAAACTGAACAAATGCAGCGAGTTGCTAGAGAACTCAATCTCTCCGAAACAGTGTTTGTGTTTCCTGCCCAAGAGTCGACACATACGCGTCGCCTACGCATTTTTACCCCAGGCACAGAGCTGCCATTTGCAGGCCATCCCACTATTGGCTCAGCCTATATCCTCACGACAATTGGTGAAATTCCATTGGACGGCGAGCAAACACAAATTGTCTTTGAAGAAGGTGTTGGACCGGTCAAAGTCCTGGTGCAAGCGACTGGGGGACAGCCGACCTTTGCTCAGCTCTCAGCCGCTCAAATGCCAGAATTTGGACCCGAACCTCCTGCTAGAGCTGAGTTAGCAGCTCTACTATCGCTCCAGGAAGACCAGATTTTGGAAGAGACTTTTACAACTCAGGCAGTGTCTTGTGGGGTGCCGTTTCTGTTTATTCCCCTGCGAGATCGCAAAGCTCTACAGCAAGCCCAACTGGATGTTGCTAAATGGAAAACCTTGCTTGCGTCCTATTGGGCTCCCCATGTCTATATTTTTACGCCTGATCCAGAATTGGAAGGCTCTAATTTTCGGGCACGCATGTTTGCACCGGCAATGGGCATCCAGGAAGATCCCGCTACAGGAGCTGCGGCTACCGCATTTGCAGGTTACTTAGACAGCCAGGAAACTGTAGAAGATGGCACTTTTCGCTGGATTGTTGAGCAAGGCTTCGAGATGGAGCGCCCGAGCATTTTAGAAGTGGAAGCTGACAAACAGCAAGGTAAAATAGTGGCAATTCGAGTGGGTGGAGCCTCAGTTCTCACAGGCGAAGGGCTACTGGAAATCCCCGCAATTGATCATTGAGCCATGCAGTACAATCAGCGCCAAACAGTTTGCTGATCTGGAGTGTAGAGGCCAATTTACAGTCATTTGCAATCATTGCAAAGCAATACAAATAGGCAATTAGATGTTGAGCGACACTGCAATCCCGACTCTTCCCTCTCGGGACTTAGATGAGACCATTGAGTTCTACAGCCAACTTGGCTTTCAGGTCCATTTTGACCCGGCTCCTTTGAATCCTTATGTTATTCTCCGTCGGGGCACAATTGAGCTGCACTTCTTTCAGCTACTTGAGATTGTCCCAGCCGAATCTTACGGCGGCTGCTACCTGCGTGTGTCTGATGTTGATACTCTTTTTTCTGAGTTTTCTGAGCAGTGTCTGCCTATTTTAGGCATTCCTCGCCTGGGAACTATAGAGGGAAAACCTTGGGGCATGCGTGAGTTTTATGTGGTCGATCCCAGTGGCAATCTAATTCGAGTTGGTCAACCCATTTCGTAATCCCATTTCATAACCTATTGCGTAGGACAAGCCGCTGCTGAAGCTTTCTCTACGGATTAACGTCTAGGGCCTGCGCAGAACTTGACCTCCAAAAGATAGACCAACCGTAGCGATATGGTCTGCCATATCTCTACCAATCCTGAATCAATACTGACGAATTTCAGATAAAAAAAGGGGCAGCCTGTTAGAGCTACCCCTTCTTACGCTTCTACAGAAACTGGACGCTATTAATTAGACATTGATCAACTCATTGGAGAGGCGCTTAAACACCAGCCGCTCGTTGCTAACATCAGCGAAGACTGTATCACCATCGTTGAACTCGCCCCGCAGAATCGCCTTGGCAATCTGGGTTTCCAGTTCGCGCTGAATCGCTCGCTTGAGCGGACGAGCTCCATACACCGGGTCGTAGCCAATATCGGCGATCCAATCGAGTGCAGCCTCGGAGAGCTTGAGCGTCATCTTGCGATCTGCTAACCGCTGCGCCAGACGCTGCGCCTGCAAGCGAACAATCTCGCGGAGCTGTGACTTGCGTAAGCCGTGGAAGATGATGATTTCGTCGATACGGTTTAGGAACTCCGGTCGGAAGCTGCTCCGCATCGAATCCATCACCCGGTCGCGCATCAGCTCGTACTTGGTATCATCGCCAGCCAGATCCAGAATGTACTGCGAACCGATGTTGCTGGTCATGATGATCACAGTGTTCTTGAAGTCCACTGTGCGCCCTTGGGCATCAGTAACGCGGCCATCGTCCAGGATTTGCAGCATGACGTTGAACACGTCCGGGTGCGCCTTTTCGATTTCGTCGAACAGAATCACTGAGTAGGGACGACGACGAATCGCTTCGGTCAACTGGCCACCCTCTTCGTAGCCGACGTAGCCAGGAGGGGCACCGATCAGGCGCGAGACGGCATGCTTCTCCATGTACTCCGACATGTCGATCCGCACCATCGCTTCTTCGGTGTCGAATAGGTAAGACGCCAAGGCCTTGGCCAGTTCGGTCTTACCTACACCGGTTGGGCCCAGGAAGATGAAGCTAGCAATCGGGCGGTTGGGATCAGCTAAGCCAGCACGAGAGCGTTGAATCGCATCGGCCACGGCTGTCACCGCTTCTTCCTGACCAATTACCCGTTCATGCAGCACTTCTTCCAGGTGCAGGAGCTTTTCTTTCTCAGACTCCAGGAGTTTGCTAACTGGAATGCCCGTCCACTTCGAGATGATTTCGGTGATGTCTTCCTCAGTCACCTCTTCGCGTAGCAGCGAACGACCACTGGTCTGGTTTTCCATCAGACGAGCTTCGGCCTGCTCCAATTGGCGCTGGAGGTCGGTGAGTTTGCCATACTTCAGCTCAGCGGCTCGGTTGAGGTCATAGTCGCGCTCAGCCTGCTGAATTTCGACGTTGACGCGCTCAGTCTCAGCCTTGATCGTTCGAATCTGATCGATGAGCTGTTTTTCCGACTGCCATTGGGCGCTCAGCGCTGACTGCGACTCTTTAAGATCTGCCAGTTCTTTTTCTAGCTTTTCTAAGCGCTCTCGAGCTGCCGCGTTGCTCTCCTTATTTAGAGACAGACGCTCCATCTCCATTTGCAGGATCTTGCGGTCGATCTCGTCTAGTTCCTCTGGTTTAGAGGTGATTTCCATCTTGAGCCGTGCTGCCGCTTCGTCCATCAAATCGATGGCTTTGTCGGGCAGGAAACGGTCAGAAATGTAACGGGTCGAGAGTGTGGCTGCCGCAACCAAGGCGCTGTCCGAGATTTTGATACCGTGGTGGACTTCGTAGCGTTCCTTAAGGCCCCGCAGAATCGAGATCGTATCTTCGACACTAGGCTGGTCCACATAGACCTGCTGGAAGCGCCGTTCCAAGGCGGCATCTTTTTCGAGGTACTTACGATACTCATCCAGCGTGGTAGCCCCAATGCAACGCAGTTCACCCCGCGCCAACATCGGCTTGAGCAGGTTACCTGCATCCATCGCGCCTTGAGTTGCTCCTGCACCGACGACGGTATGGATCTCGTCAATGAACAGGATGATTTGACCTTGAGAATCGGTCACTTCTTTGAGCACAGCCTTGAGCCGCTCTTCAAACTCACCGCGGTATTTTGCACCCGCAATCAAAGCGCCCATGTCCAAGGCAATCAGCTTGCGATCGCGCAAAGAATCGGGCACATCACCGCTGACAATACGCTGAGCCAGACCTTCCGCAATCGCTGTTTTACCGACACCCGGTTCACCGATCAAAACCGGATTGTTTTTGGTACGCCGCGAGAGAATCTGGATAGTACGCCGAATCTCGTCGTCCCGACCAATGACCGGATCTAGCTTGCCTTCGCGAGCTAGCTGGGTCAGATCGCGACCGTATTTTTCCAGCGATTCGTACTTGCCTTCGGGGTTTTGGTCCGTCACTTTTTGACTACCGCGGATTTGTTCAATCGTAGCCTTTAGCTTGCTCTCGTCTAAGCCAAATTCTTGCAGCATTGGCTTGCCGAAACGATCATCCCGAGCGTAGCCCAGAATCAGGTGTTCAATCGAGATATAGTCATCGCCAAACTGCTTGCGATAGCCTTCTGCCCGATCTAGCAAAGTATCAAGACTGCGCCCCAAATAGACAGAAATATCACTGGCTCCAGAAACTTTAGGTTGACGACTAATAAAGTCGTCGATTCGGTCCCGTAGCTTCTGAATACTGAGCCCTGCTTTGGTAAAAATGGAACTAGCAAGGCCGTCCTGTTCCAACAAAGACTTCAGTAGGTGTTCGCTTTCAATCTGCTGCTGTTGGCTCTGCTTAACAATATCGGGGGTATGGACAATTGCTGCCCAGGCTTTTTCTGTAAATTGGTTTGGGTTAGTGGGTTGCACGTCAGAGTCTCCGTTAGCCTTAAGCCCTAGATCTTGAGTTTCAAACCTAAGGTCAATTACCCCGGAGGTTTTCCCTAGACCAACAGCCAATGCAGAAGCAGCGCTGTGGATATTTTCTGCCAAAGCTGATTCGGGAATGCTGAGAGTCTGAAGCAGCTCCCGCCTAACTAGGGCAATCTATTGCCTCCGAGCCTCTATGACCAAATTATCAGAGTTATCAAGGCTCAGAGTTCGGTTGTTTGTAGCCCAAAAGCGCGATTCCCGTACTCGACCCTCCTAGGTCAGTAAGGGAAGGGTGAATACGGGAATATGGGCAAAAAGCCAAGGAAGACGAGAGCTAGACCAGAATTTAAAAGTTGGGCAAATCTTCGTCGAGGACTTCACCCTGCCCCAGCTCAACTTCTGCCAAGATTTTGCGCTCAGGGCTGAGCTGTTCAACAATCAATTTTTCGTAGCGCACGGGAACTCTGACTAGCCGAGTTTCAGTTTGCTTCCGTACAACGATCTCGCCCACTTTTTGCCTGCCACGCTCAACCACCAAGCGTTCGCCGAGTAGGCGAGTGACCTCTTCGTTCATGGGTAGAGGTGCAGAGGTTTCAGTCCTAGTAACAAACGGTGTTGCGTGAGCATTACCAACCTGAGCAGTGCCAACTTGAGGACTGGCAGCTTGAGCGATACCAACCTGGAAACTCTCTGGTTGGAAACTTTCTGGCTGAAGACTATTAGAGTGAAGCTCAGATCGGCCTAGGGCAACCTCCCCTAAGGGCTGAGGTGCTGAGTTAGATTCCGGATTGATTTGTTCAACAATCAATTTTTCGTAGCGTACCGGAACCTCGACGATGCGAGTTTCAATTTCTTTGCGTACAATGATCTCGCCAGTCTTTCGCTTGCTGCGATTAACTACTAATCGCTCATCTAGCAACCGAATGCTCTCTTCTGCTATGCCTTCCATGCCTACCAGGGGTGTGCTATTAATCGCACTGTTAATTGCTGCTACTTTGTCGATGCACTGAGTCGGATTAGAGCAAGTACAGATGGAGCTAAGGACCACCCCACCTGTACCTTTAACTCAGCTTTGAACTAGCTCACTTCGGGCTAGCACGGGGCTGAACCCAATCACTTAAAGTTGCGATCGAACGGTTCAGCCCCAGCTAAGCTTTGCTCTACTTACAGATTGTCGCCAGTCCGCTCAACAACAGGGTTGCCCTGGGTATCAATGTCGAGCTTTTCGCGGTGGATCTGCTCTTCCGAATCAACCACATCGCGGTCAACTTCTTTTTTGATGCGCACTTCTTCGCGGACGAAGGCTTCCTTGTGGATGTCTGGAGTTTCCTCGTAGACTTCCACGCGAGCTACTTCACCTTCACGGAAATCAGCTTCACCAGGATTGACTACGGTAGAGCCCGTGGGGGTCACACGCTCAATCACAACCCGCTCCTTCTCGACCGGCACTGAAACGCGAGCAGTCTCGGTTTCAACGTGCTTACCAACAGCAACTTCGCCGGTCTTGGCGCGGTGCTTGTTCGCCACTAGACGCTCTTCATAGAGACGAAGCGTTTGGTGGTCACGATCGTTCAGGTTGTACAGATCCGCGTCGTAGTCGTACTTGTAGCTATCGCGGTCGTAATTGGTGTAGTCAGTTTGAGCCGTCGTTGAAGCCCCAGCAAAGTCAGAGTTGGTGTAAGCCGACGTTGCGGTGGGGTCTACAGCGGTGCCGCTGGTTAGCATCGGATCTACCGCTGCGGTGCTAGCGGCCATGGGGGTGCGGTAAACGTTACGCACTTCTTCCTCATGGTCGTAGTCGATCTTCATGTTTTCCTTGAACTCAGGTAAGTTCTCGGCTTGCTCTTTGGTAAAGCCAGTGGCATAAACCCGGTGAGCATTGTAATCAATGCGAGAGCGGCCTACTGGCAGCAATACTTTTTTACCGAAAATCCAGAAGCCCAGGTCAACAATCATGTAGCGAAAACGGCCTTCGTTTTCGTCAAGCAGAACGTCACTGACAGAACCAACCTTCTCGTTGGTGGTTTCTGCATAAACATCTAGACCTTTAACATCAGCCCCATCAAATTGATCGCGATAATTCGGGTCAAAATCCGAGAGTTTTACGAGTGCCATATAAGCTCCGAAGCTCCAAATCAACTTGTTCTTACTAACTTACTCAGTATCGTAGAAAACTTATCGCACTAGACCCTCTTCCCAGGGGCAGAACAGGTATCGAACCACTCTTGATAAGTTCTCTTAAGCTCAGGATCATCAATTATTAATTCAACCCGTACTCTGCCACAACCATGGTCAGAACGGTGAGCAATTGCGTCCAAGAGCAAGCTAGCAGCCTTAGGGGATAAGAATTCACCAATGACGCTGTTATGAGTCTCTGAATTAGCTTCTTCTGAGTTGTTAAGCTCAGCCAGTGTCAGATCAGGA
This genomic window from Leptolyngbya sp. FACHB-261 contains:
- a CDS encoding TetR/AcrR family transcriptional regulator, with translation MSQRSGEASSRELVLEAAEQLFASRGYAAVTLKDIAKQLGIKQASLYYHVPGGKEDLFVEVMVRHLERRRETLEQIIATGPPRLEDCLTQIATWLLTQPPLNISRLVRTDLPDLAPEKADQVDQAIRRCVLTPMEQFFGQYQEQLRGEAGFTAGMFLTAVESLHVVKQLGPLNQEQLIAGVIDLLLYGSLKQ
- a CDS encoding DUF2382 domain-containing protein, with the protein product MALVKLSDFDPNYRDQFDGADVKGLDVYAETTNEKVGSVSDVLLDENEGRFRYMIVDLGFWIFGKKVLLPVGRSRIDYNAHRVYATGFTKEQAENLPEFKENMKIDYDHEEEVRNVYRTPMAASTAAVDPMLTSGTAVDPTATSAYTNSDFAGASTTAQTDYTNYDRDSYKYDYDADLYNLNDRDHQTLRLYEERLVANKHRAKTGEVAVGKHVETETARVSVPVEKERVVIERVTPTGSTVVNPGEADFREGEVARVEVYEETPDIHKEAFVREEVRIKKEVDRDVVDSEEQIHREKLDIDTQGNPVVERTGDNL
- a CDS encoding SRPBCC family protein, which gives rise to MIQARVFLGLLLSGSCLLVGMVEPAFAQSSLFNGPVDALPLQERVTLRQGRPIITGENGSYVARVLVNTTPAQAWSVLTDYSRYSSFLPNIASSQVLSSKGNERVVEQVDRRRVALFTITSRIRISIVETPQSSYRFQLVEGDLQNLQGSWTIQPVSAYPGGPATQVLITHQIQAEPKSGTPRNIFYNLFQSQLRANLDAISQEIRRRGSV
- a CDS encoding PhzF family phenazine biosynthesis protein; its protein translation is MRYRYYTADVFTQTIFGGNQLAVFPKAEGLKTEQMQRVARELNLSETVFVFPAQESTHTRRLRIFTPGTELPFAGHPTIGSAYILTTIGEIPLDGEQTQIVFEEGVGPVKVLVQATGGQPTFAQLSAAQMPEFGPEPPARAELAALLSLQEDQILEETFTTQAVSCGVPFLFIPLRDRKALQQAQLDVAKWKTLLASYWAPHVYIFTPDPELEGSNFRARMFAPAMGIQEDPATGAAATAFAGYLDSQETVEDGTFRWIVEQGFEMERPSILEVEADKQQGKIVAIRVGGASVLTGEGLLEIPAIDH
- a CDS encoding MarR family winged helix-turn-helix transcriptional regulator; the protein is MKRRTPSARPSASSAPSPAVAEELQKEVEKVEIDWQPIPECLSHCTGYVLHWVSDLGHQVFAGALATLNLIPDQLAILEVLRSEGPMVQSRLSDWLRIDKATMVSLLNGLESQGLVVRTPHPTDRRAFQVQLLAAGQQRVDEAEQVCTVVTNHFFAPLSPDEQQTLHELLRRLAASNAPRIQPEGYP
- a CDS encoding DUF2382 domain-containing protein, which produces MVLSSICTCSNPTQCIDKVAAINSAINSTPLVGMEGIAEESIRLLDERLVVNRSKRKTGEIIVRKEIETRIVEVPVRYEKLIVEQINPESNSAPQPLGEVALGRSELHSNSLQPESFQPESFQVGIAQAASPQVGTAQVGNAHATPFVTRTETSAPLPMNEEVTRLLGERLVVERGRQKVGEIVVRKQTETRLVRVPVRYEKLIVEQLSPERKILAEVELGQGEVLDEDLPNF
- a CDS encoding DUF6220 domain-containing protein, whose amino-acid sequence is MTTNLSSDGVRLPGRWSKIVFLSTSALYTFCLVAQLLTVGLAVFYGPEWWNVHVWLVRGFGGLAAVLLGLAFLGPFPQRIRILTGSLTVLLGLQFLTIHLHPALSVLHPLSGFLLFTVATTLVHRASNLVFPKSDVVVIGASQPSPQA
- a CDS encoding VOC family protein; this translates as MLSDTAIPTLPSRDLDETIEFYSQLGFQVHFDPAPLNPYVILRRGTIELHFFQLLEIVPAESYGGCYLRVSDVDTLFSEFSEQCLPILGIPRLGTIEGKPWGMREFYVVDPSGNLIRVGQPIS
- the clpB gene encoding ATP-dependent chaperone ClpB: MQPTNPNQFTEKAWAAIVHTPDIVKQSQQQQIESEHLLKSLLEQDGLASSIFTKAGLSIQKLRDRIDDFISRQPKVSGASDISVYLGRSLDTLLDRAEGYRKQFGDDYISIEHLILGYARDDRFGKPMLQEFGLDESKLKATIEQIRGSQKVTDQNPEGKYESLEKYGRDLTQLAREGKLDPVIGRDDEIRRTIQILSRRTKNNPVLIGEPGVGKTAIAEGLAQRIVSGDVPDSLRDRKLIALDMGALIAGAKYRGEFEERLKAVLKEVTDSQGQIILFIDEIHTVVGAGATQGAMDAGNLLKPMLARGELRCIGATTLDEYRKYLEKDAALERRFQQVYVDQPSVEDTISILRGLKERYEVHHGIKISDSALVAAATLSTRYISDRFLPDKAIDLMDEAAARLKMEITSKPEELDEIDRKILQMEMERLSLNKESNAAARERLEKLEKELADLKESQSALSAQWQSEKQLIDQIRTIKAETERVNVEIQQAERDYDLNRAAELKYGKLTDLQRQLEQAEARLMENQTSGRSLLREEVTEEDITEIISKWTGIPVSKLLESEKEKLLHLEEVLHERVIGQEEAVTAVADAIQRSRAGLADPNRPIASFIFLGPTGVGKTELAKALASYLFDTEEAMVRIDMSEYMEKHAVSRLIGAPPGYVGYEEGGQLTEAIRRRPYSVILFDEIEKAHPDVFNVMLQILDDGRVTDAQGRTVDFKNTVIIMTSNIGSQYILDLAGDDTKYELMRDRVMDSMRSSFRPEFLNRIDEIIIFHGLRKSQLREIVRLQAQRLAQRLADRKMTLKLSEAALDWIADIGYDPVYGARPLKRAIQRELETQIAKAILRGEFNDGDTVFADVSNERLVFKRLSNELINV